One Falsihalocynthiibacter arcticus DNA segment encodes these proteins:
- the istA gene encoding IS21 family transposase produces MYSVDIYNRVRRACLKDGMSTREAARYFNKDRKTIAKMLRHELPPGYRRSEAPRRPTLDDYVGVIDNILRTDKALIKKQRHTAKRIFERLRDEHGYAGSLTTVTYYVREQKRRTKEVFVPLSHRPGHAQVDFGETLGVIGGVECKIHFFVMSLPHSDAVFVKGYPAETTEAFCDGHVSAFAFFDGIPQSILYDNTKIAVARILGDRTRIRTRRFTELQSHYLFDDKFGRPARGNDKGNVEGMVGYTRRNFMVPAPRCDSFDDLNAHLEAKCLARQDDTLRGHTQTIGQRLVSDFDALMGLPVAEYEACDHVNTRATSISMVRYRSNDYSVPVAYAHHDVHVRGFVHEVIIGCGNEIVARHKRSYLSADMIFDPLHFLPLIEQKVGALDQAAPLQGWNLPDAFATLHRLLEARMGKPGKREYVQVLRLLETFEMDVVQGAIQHAIDLGAIGYDAVKHLVLCRIEKRPPRLDLDFYPYLPKANVGTTRPSSYMSLLGATA; encoded by the coding sequence ATGTATTCTGTGGATATTTATAATCGTGTGCGCCGTGCTTGTTTGAAGGACGGGATGTCTACTCGAGAAGCGGCGCGTTATTTCAACAAGGATCGCAAAACGATAGCCAAGATGTTGCGGCATGAGCTCCCTCCTGGTTATCGGCGTTCAGAAGCCCCGCGTCGCCCAACGCTTGATGATTATGTTGGTGTCATCGATAATATACTGCGTACAGATAAGGCCCTGATCAAAAAGCAGCGCCACACCGCCAAGCGTATTTTTGAGCGTTTGAGGGATGAACACGGGTACGCGGGAAGCTTGACGACAGTGACCTATTACGTTCGCGAACAAAAGCGACGCACTAAAGAGGTGTTTGTACCGTTGTCGCATCGGCCAGGCCACGCGCAGGTTGATTTTGGTGAGACACTTGGCGTGATTGGTGGCGTGGAATGCAAGATCCATTTTTTTGTAATGAGCTTACCGCATTCTGATGCGGTGTTCGTTAAGGGATACCCTGCCGAGACGACGGAAGCATTCTGCGACGGCCATGTGTCCGCCTTTGCGTTCTTTGATGGTATTCCGCAGTCCATTCTCTACGACAACACCAAGATCGCCGTTGCGCGGATACTCGGGGACAGAACGCGTATTCGCACACGTCGGTTCACTGAGCTGCAATCCCATTACCTGTTCGATGACAAGTTCGGGCGACCAGCGCGAGGAAACGATAAAGGCAACGTTGAGGGCATGGTTGGATATACGCGTCGCAACTTCATGGTCCCTGCGCCGCGTTGTGACAGCTTTGATGATTTGAACGCCCATCTGGAAGCGAAGTGTTTAGCACGTCAGGACGATACTTTGCGCGGCCACACCCAAACCATAGGTCAACGTTTGGTATCCGATTTTGATGCGCTGATGGGGTTGCCCGTGGCGGAATATGAAGCCTGCGACCATGTCAACACACGGGCCACTTCGATCTCGATGGTGCGCTATCGCAGCAATGACTACTCGGTGCCGGTGGCTTATGCACACCACGATGTTCATGTGCGTGGGTTTGTACATGAGGTTATCATCGGCTGCGGTAACGAGATCGTTGCACGGCACAAACGATCCTACCTATCCGCGGATATGATCTTTGACCCGCTCCACTTCCTGCCCTTGATTGAGCAGAAGGTGGGGGCTTTGGATCAGGCAGCCCCTTTGCAGGGCTGGAATCTACCGGATGCCTTCGCCACCCTGCACCGACTGCTCGAAGCCAGAATGGGCAAACCGGGCAAGCGAGAATACGTTCAAGTTCTGCGCCTTTTGGAAACATTCGAGATGGACGTTGTGCAAGGCGCAATCCAGCATGCCATTGATCTGGGCGCTATTGGCTATGATGCCGTAAAACACCTTGTGCTATGCCGTATTGAGAAGCGGCCACCGCGATTGGATTTGGACTTCTACCCGTATTTGCCTAAGGCCAATGTCGGCACGACACGCCCATCCAGTTACATGAGCCTGCTGGGAGCCACGGCATGA
- a CDS encoding IS630 family transposase, whose amino-acid sequence MIRPNFLTTADRLELLSCVERQREDHGVARRANALLPLNDGMSCAQIAKVLFLFLDDDTMRSWHKQYLAEDWEVVAYDGWKGGQSRMTIAQEADLSEWLEERFCRSTAQIRAYMGAKFNIHYSHSGCIKLLARLGFEYRKPKALPRVADVEKQAAFIAFHTNLLNNLPADEAVDFSDAVHPEYQSKPSHGWARKGSNPAIQTTSGRVNIHGALNLETFDAPFVEPTTVDGVSSVQLLAKIEARNPDKRIIHVIWDNAPYHKGPNVRAFLSRKNCRIHLIQLPPYCPQFNPIERLWAIMHSHVTHNRHYPT is encoded by the coding sequence ATGATCCGCCCTAATTTTCTTACCACTGCAGACCGCCTTGAGCTTTTATCCTGCGTGGAGCGCCAGCGTGAGGATCACGGGGTTGCGCGGCGGGCGAATGCGCTTTTGCCGCTGAATGATGGGATGTCATGTGCCCAAATCGCAAAGGTTCTGTTTCTGTTTCTGGACGACGACACGATGCGCAGCTGGCACAAGCAATATTTGGCTGAGGACTGGGAGGTCGTCGCTTACGATGGGTGGAAAGGCGGGCAGTCACGGATGACGATTGCTCAAGAGGCGGATTTGAGCGAATGGCTTGAGGAACGGTTCTGCCGTTCAACGGCGCAGATCAGAGCCTATATGGGTGCAAAATTCAACATCCACTATTCTCATTCTGGCTGCATCAAGCTTCTGGCCCGCCTGGGGTTCGAGTATCGCAAACCAAAGGCGTTGCCCCGTGTGGCTGACGTTGAAAAGCAGGCCGCATTCATCGCATTTCATACGAACCTACTGAATAACTTGCCTGCCGACGAGGCCGTCGACTTCTCGGATGCAGTTCATCCGGAATATCAAAGCAAACCCAGCCATGGTTGGGCTCGCAAAGGGTCAAATCCCGCCATCCAAACGACATCTGGGCGCGTGAACATTCACGGCGCTCTGAACCTGGAAACCTTTGACGCGCCCTTCGTTGAACCAACCACCGTCGATGGGGTCAGCTCCGTTCAGCTTCTCGCCAAAATTGAGGCCAGAAACCCTGACAAACGTATCATTCACGTCATTTGGGACAATGCCCCATACCACAAAGGCCCCAATGTCAGAGCGTTCCTGTCGCGCAAAAACTGTCGCATTCATCTGATCCAACTGCCGCCCTATTGCCCTCAATTCAATCCCATTGAGAGGCTCTGGGCCATCATGCACAGCCACGTCACCCATAATCGACACTATCCAACGTAA
- a CDS encoding transporter, protein MPIRGYRYGGGASGSKQLGRGNVATAGLNSTVPLLMAQPTYAPETKLWGGQFALGLGFGWGNTTTDTDLAITGITTELNRGDSVTGFTYLYPIVSLAWSEGNNNRMTYVTGDIPTGDYDSRRLANIGIGHVAVDMGGGGYTYFDAAKGIEFSSVVGVTYNLENSGTGYRNRIDAHLD, encoded by the coding sequence GTGCCAATCCGAGGTTATCGTTACGGCGGCGGGGCCTCTGGTTCAAAACAACTTGGGCGCGGCAACGTGGCGACCGCTGGCCTTAATTCCACCGTGCCGCTGCTCATGGCTCAACCGACCTACGCGCCGGAAACAAAGCTCTGGGGAGGGCAATTTGCCCTAGGCTTGGGGTTCGGTTGGGGTAACACCACCACCGACACCGACCTTGCGATCACCGGAATCACAACCGAGTTGAACCGCGGCGATTCCGTGACAGGTTTCACCTATCTTTACCCCATCGTCAGCCTTGCTTGGAGCGAGGGTAACAACAACCGGATGACTTATGTCACTGGCGATATTCCCACAGGCGATTACGATTCAAGGCGTCTTGCGAATATCGGCATTGGCCATGTCGCGGTCGATATGGGTGGGGGGGGGTATACCTATTTTGACGCAGCAAAGGGCATCGAGTTTTCCTCCGTCGTGGGCGTCACGTACAACCTTGAAAACAGTGGCACGGGGTATCGGAACAGGATCGACGCACACCTAGACTAG
- a CDS encoding ABC transporter permease, whose translation MRRRDILFAVLLGLALWQAAVVLTHAPHYILPSPWRVAKAAYKSRVILAENAWITSVEVLLGLVLGSVLGALTAIQLTLSKTSERLILPLLVFTQAVPVFALAPLLTLWFGYGMGSKIVMAILIIYFPVTTAFHDGLTRIDGGYRDLSVSMGAGKYHFMRYVQIPNALPNLGTGLKLAAVYAPIGAVIGEWVGASKGLGYLMLLANGRAKIDLMFASLIVLACLTVLLHITVGNLAARLTRYAEGTTHHT comes from the coding sequence ATGAGGCGACGTGATATCCTTTTTGCGGTCTTGCTTGGTCTCGCTTTGTGGCAAGCTGCGGTGGTGCTTACACATGCTCCACATTACATTTTGCCCTCCCCTTGGCGCGTGGCAAAGGCCGCCTATAAAAGCCGCGTTATCCTTGCGGAAAATGCGTGGATCACGAGTGTTGAAGTCTTGCTTGGTCTTGTCCTTGGGTCGGTGTTGGGCGCGTTAACAGCAATCCAGCTAACGCTTTCAAAAACCTCAGAGCGGCTGATCCTGCCGCTGCTGGTGTTCACACAGGCCGTACCCGTTTTCGCGCTCGCGCCGTTGCTGACCCTTTGGTTTGGCTATGGTATGGGATCGAAAATTGTCATGGCGATCCTCATTATTTACTTCCCCGTAACCACGGCGTTTCATGATGGCCTGACTCGCATTGACGGGGGATACCGTGATTTGTCGGTTTCGATGGGGGCAGGAAAATACCACTTCATGCGGTACGTGCAAATTCCAAACGCGCTGCCGAATCTTGGCACCGGACTTAAGCTGGCCGCAGTCTATGCCCCGATCGGCGCGGTGATTGGCGAATGGGTGGGCGCCTCCAAAGGGCTTGGCTATTTAATGTTGCTGGCCAATGGGCGCGCCAAAATCGACTTGATGTTCGCAAGCCTCATTGTACTGGCCTGTTTGACGGTTCTCCTCCACATTACCGTGGGCAATCTGGCTGCACGCCTAACAAGGTATGCCGAGGGGACGACACACCACACGTGA
- a CDS encoding ABC transporter ATP-binding protein yields MTTPPSIRLAGKHRIDGKLLFDADLTLPASQWTCLLGRSGVGKSTVLRLILGLETGGQFDGSIEASDGLSLAGRISYMAQSDLLLPWLSVLENICIGARLRGETPDYTRATALLERVGLAKHIAQKPKSLSGGMRQRAALARTLMEDQPIVFLDEPFSSLDAGTRADMQELVAEVMADRTILLVTHDPSEAARLADQIIILSAQSATVWPTPDTPALREINDPQTLSCQGRLLAYLREVPA; encoded by the coding sequence ATGACGACTCCGCCAAGCATACGCCTCGCGGGGAAGCACCGTATCGATGGGAAACTGTTGTTCGATGCTGACCTCACCTTGCCCGCAAGCCAGTGGACGTGCCTACTCGGGCGGTCGGGTGTCGGAAAATCGACGGTATTGCGACTGATCCTTGGGCTGGAAACGGGGGGGCAGTTTGACGGCTCAATCGAGGCCTCGGATGGTTTGAGTCTTGCTGGACGTATCAGCTATATGGCGCAATCGGACCTGTTATTGCCGTGGTTGTCCGTTCTGGAAAATATCTGCATTGGTGCCCGCTTGCGGGGAGAAACTCCCGATTATACCCGTGCTACTGCCCTTTTGGAGCGCGTTGGCCTCGCAAAGCACATCGCGCAGAAACCGAAATCATTGTCGGGCGGGATGCGCCAACGCGCGGCCCTCGCACGCACGCTTATGGAAGATCAGCCTATTGTCTTTTTAGACGAACCATTCTCGTCGCTTGATGCCGGAACCCGCGCGGATATGCAGGAGTTGGTCGCGGAAGTTATGGCGGATCGTACCATTTTACTTGTCACACATGATCCCTCCGAAGCGGCCCGATTGGCCGATCAGATCATTATCCTGTCGGCACAGAGCGCAACGGTTTGGCCAACCCCTGATACGCCCGCATTGCGGGAAATCAACGACCCGCAAACGCTCTCCTGCCAAGGCCGCCTGTTGGCCTATCTGCGCGAAGTGCCGGCATGA
- a CDS encoding TenA family protein, which produces MIAPDYGKTFALWREGAAGAWQDYTRHAFVEGLRDGSLPREAFVQYLIQDYVFLVHFSRAWSLAVVKSEALEEMKVCAATVDALVNHEMSLHVSVCATEGIDEATLFNATEAVENLAYTRYVLDAGLQGDFLDLMAALAPCVMGYGEIGLRLAESKAPDTPYADWINTYADPGYQSVCASVGSMIDGAVARRIGDLATSPRVNALQDRFSMATTLEVGFWQMGLNTQ; this is translated from the coding sequence ATGATAGCGCCGGATTATGGCAAAACCTTCGCGCTTTGGCGCGAGGGGGCAGCGGGGGCTTGGCAGGATTATACCCGCCACGCCTTTGTCGAAGGTCTGCGGGACGGGTCTTTGCCGCGCGAAGCGTTTGTGCAGTACCTCATTCAGGACTATGTGTTTCTCGTGCATTTCTCGCGCGCGTGGTCCCTTGCCGTGGTCAAATCCGAGGCGCTTGAGGAAATGAAAGTTTGCGCCGCGACGGTCGATGCTCTTGTTAATCACGAGATGTCGCTTCACGTGTCGGTTTGCGCCACCGAAGGGATTGACGAAGCCACGCTATTTAACGCGACCGAAGCCGTCGAGAACCTTGCCTATACGCGCTATGTTTTGGATGCGGGCCTGCAGGGGGATTTCCTTGATTTAATGGCGGCCTTGGCGCCCTGCGTTATGGGATATGGCGAAATTGGCCTGCGTTTGGCCGAGAGTAAAGCCCCCGACACGCCATATGCCGACTGGATTAACACCTATGCCGACCCCGGATATCAGTCGGTTTGCGCCAGCGTTGGTTCCATGATCGATGGTGCTGTCGCGCGGCGAATTGGGGATCTCGCAACGTCGCCACGCGTAAATGCCTTGCAGGATCGTTTTTCTATGGCCACGACCCTTGAGGTTGGTTTCTGGCAAATGGGCCTCAACACGCAATGA
- a CDS encoding ABC transporter substrate-binding protein has product MKLAYLTTAFTLAATPIMAADQMTLLLDWFVNPDHGPIIVAQEMGYFADQDLEVNIIAPADPSDPPKLVAAGKADLAISYQPQLHLLIHEGLPLQRVGTLVATPLNCLLALADGPIKSPADLAGKKVGFSVGGVEKAVMGAILDHNGLTLDDVEMVNVNWSLSPSLMSGQVDAVIGAYRNFELNQMEIEGVEGNCFFVEEEGLPAYDELIYVANPDTMDKEMIARFLAATEKATQYIVNHPEESFEVFASTSAELQDELNARAWVDTFPRFALRPTAMDVGRYAAFEAFLNEAGLIPSQNPVSKIAIDVTAK; this is encoded by the coding sequence ATGAAATTAGCCTACCTAACCACCGCATTTACCCTCGCGGCCACCCCCATTATGGCCGCAGATCAAATGACGTTGTTGCTGGATTGGTTTGTGAACCCCGATCACGGCCCCATCATTGTCGCCCAAGAGATGGGGTATTTCGCGGATCAAGATTTGGAGGTGAACATTATTGCTCCAGCCGACCCGTCCGATCCCCCAAAACTTGTTGCTGCTGGCAAGGCGGATTTGGCGATATCCTATCAACCGCAGCTGCATCTCCTCATTCATGAAGGACTTCCGCTACAACGAGTTGGCACGCTCGTTGCGACGCCTTTGAACTGCCTCCTTGCGTTGGCGGACGGCCCGATCAAATCGCCAGCGGACCTCGCAGGCAAGAAGGTTGGCTTCTCTGTGGGCGGTGTTGAAAAAGCGGTTATGGGCGCGATTTTGGACCACAACGGATTGACGTTGGATGATGTCGAAATGGTCAACGTGAACTGGTCGTTGTCGCCCTCGCTTATGTCTGGGCAAGTTGATGCGGTCATCGGCGCGTATCGGAATTTTGAGTTGAACCAAATGGAAATCGAAGGCGTCGAGGGCAACTGCTTTTTCGTCGAAGAAGAGGGCCTGCCCGCCTATGATGAGCTGATTTATGTGGCTAACCCCGACACGATGGACAAAGAGATGATCGCTCGCTTCTTGGCCGCAACCGAGAAAGCGACGCAGTATATCGTCAATCATCCTGAAGAAAGCTTTGAGGTTTTCGCGAGCACCTCTGCCGAGTTGCAAGATGAGCTAAACGCCCGCGCTTGGGTCGATACATTCCCGCGTTTTGCGTTGCGCCCAACGGCGATGGATGTGGGCCGTTATGCGGCGTTTGAAGCTTTCCTGAATGAGGCGGGGCTGATCCCCTCGCAGAACCCTGTTTCAAAAATCGCCATCGATGTGACAGCGAAATGA